The Rhodamnia argentea isolate NSW1041297 chromosome 10, ASM2092103v1, whole genome shotgun sequence sequence GTTTAGTTATTTACTGCATAAGAAATTTAGGAATCAAACTCGACGTCGAAACGGAAATACGgatatagcattttttttttcgatataCAATCTTTTAGGTAGAGTCCTACGCAGTCCAAGCAATTTTTGCAATCCCATGAAAcacgtaaataaaaaaagtgaatcaacttaaTACAAATTGCGGACGCTCGTCCGATCCTCAAAAACGTATCTATCATAGCATAAAAGTATAAACAACAGCTGATCATCGAATCTCGAATCATCGGTAATGGGTACACTCAAGAAATCTCTCTCGAGTAACTATGGTTTTGCCAAAAGGTGATGTGCACCTAGGTTCGATGTCCCTAGCATTATCACCGTATAGAAATCACACTAATCCCAATAGGTTGAAAAAACATAGGTAATGCcttgaaaatctcaaatttatatcTAGATTGGGATGGAAGAGCATTCAAATCTAGATTTAGCtctagatcgagagagagaagctACAAGAAAAATACTAGCTGAtcataaaatcattttcggataaGACGGCTGGGACTACAACAATAAACAAAACTCAAAGACTTGCGGATCGTTCCACAATTTGGAGCGAGCACTTGGAGTCGGAGCGAGCAAACAGATCCGAAGAGAGAAGATTCTTCCGATACACTCATACTTCGATCTTCAAAGCTCACTTCGATGCCGTTCGCCTTGCTCGTGAAATCAACAAAAAAGtctacaaataaataaataaagcaacAAAGAGAGAACTGGGGAAGGTGAGGGAGGGAGGAAGATAGAGGGAGGAGAAGTTAATGTCAAAGTTTATGTCACATATCATTAGTcaaattaggatcgaattgacgtAATTTACATTGAAATTGCATCTCacgcattgcatatagtttaatttccattaaaaagaaaagacgaAAAAGAATTAATTGATATTGCCTTTAGAAATCATGCTCAGGTCACGCACGTATCGTTCAGTCAACATTTTGCAGTAACACTTGGCGTGTTGCACGTAATGTAGCTTTCGCCTTGATTGAGATGTTGAAGATTTTGCCATATTTTTAGCATTTATTCATCATCTGTATTTACTGACAATAAATAGAAAAGGTGTCGAAAATGGCATTGGATTTATCTAGCGTAAACATGTCATTGTGTCCATGACTTCTCTTATTTGTAAAAGTAAAGTGTTCTCCCACACTTTATTTGGTAGGTTTCTAATTAACCCACGATAGATTAGACGCGACTTATAATGGAATTCAATTGCGtgttaaattgattaaattgcaACGTAGACGCGACTTATAATGGAATTCAATTGCGtgttaaattgattaaattgaaacacCAAAGTTGCAATTAGCATGGGCTTGGAAGAGTCCGTTAAGTCTCTAGCTTAGCAATCCATCGGTTTTTCTTTCGGTGGTTCACCTCGAGCAAAGTCGCGACATCAGCAGGATGCTTTCTTTCTTGAATATTATGTTACATTTGAAATCAAAGCGAGATCTCAACAGTTTTCTGTTATATTTGAGCAAGCAAAGCACGGTCGACATTGTGGACCAAAAGTTTTGGACTAACAAAATTAGTGATaaggagaaaaagcaaaagaaaaaaccacTACACGCCGTCCGCAAAATCGAACTCGAATTTCTCCACTGGCACGGCCTCATTTAAGATTCTGGTGTTTCTCACTCGGGCTGTTTCTCTCTTGCTTCCCCACcacagcctctctctctctctctctcttccactgAAGCTTGAGAAGAAAGGCCGTGCTTTGATCGGCGTCCATGGAGAAAAGCGTCCTCGATTACGTCCTGGTCCCGGCGGGCCTGCTCGTGATGCTGGCGTACCACGCCTGGCTGCTCCACCGGGTCGTCAAGTACCCGAACGAGACCGTCATCGGCGTCAACGCCATCAACCGCCGCTTCTGGGTTCAGGCCATGATGGAGGTCTGTTTTTCCCTCCGATCGCCCAGTTCTCTCcatggtttcttttctttcgatCTCGGTGATAGAAGATCGATTAGCCTCAATGTCAAGAgcttttgtattgttttttCGTGGGATCAAACAACAAATCTGGATAAAGTTCTCATTTTTCACCCACAAAGATGGATTTTCTCGTTTCTGTCGATCAACAGACGACTCTGCATGTTTTGTGTGCCTGTGGTCGGCCATTTTTTTGGGTCCCCTTCTCGGTTTTTTTCAGTACTCTTAATCTGTCGCGATGAAAATGGCAGGACTCGCCCAAGAACGGAGTGCTGGCGGTGCAGACGCTGCGCAACAACATAATGGCGTCGACCCTCCTGGCCTCGACGGCGATCATGCTCACCTCCCTCATCGGCCTCCTGATGACCGGCGGCAACGGCGACCGGTTCGCCTTCTTCGTCTTCGGCGACAAGAGCCCCCGCAGCTTCTCGGTCAAGTTCTTCGCCATCCTCGTCTGCTTCCTGATCGCCTTCCTTTTCAACGTCCAGTCCGTCCGCTACTACAGCCACGGGAGCATCCTCGTGAACGTGCCCTACAAGAAGATGTCACCCCACCACCGGCACCACCAGGTGACGGCGGACTACGTGGCGGCCACCGTGAACCGGGGGAGCTACTTCTGGTCCCTCGGGCTCCGCGCGTTCTACTTCTCGCTGCCTCTGTTCCTGTGGATGTTCGGGCCGGTCCCGATGTTCGTGAGTTGCCTCGTACTGGTGGCCATGCTCTACTCGCTGGACGTCACCTTCGACTTCGGATGGGCCGTTGTCCCGCACCATGAGGACGACGATGACGTTCGTGGAGGTAACAGAGACGAAGAAAGTGGTTAGACAAAAACTAATGTCGGTTATGATTAAGACCAGCCTATAAAATTAGCATATTATAAAAAAAGCTCTAAAACATCAACTTAAGTATCAAATCCATAGACCGATCTTAGATAATTTAGTACATTAAGAATAAATAGGGGCTGCGTAGGTTTCAATCCAAGTTGAAACGGAAGCTgccagaaatttgttgttgctttgtACTTCTGTTGTCGTAGCAGCAGATTCTGTGTCCTATTGAGGTTGGACAGTGGCAAAGAGAAGGGTTTGCACTTGTCTTGTTACGTTTCTTTTGCTTAAGTATTCCAATCGTTTCGGCAGGTGATTTTGTTGGGAACGCCTCAATTTATGTTGCTACTCAAACATGGGAAAaaataccaatttttttttttaaaatcctatTATGAtcgtgctaatttaatcatatcatttttttggttgatttagtcataaatctttttgcatttataccaattcagtcaattaggccgattttggctggaaatcgcttAAGTAGCATTATCGGATTGGagaccagaaaaaagaaagagaaatagaaagaaaaataataataaacaaatagcatttcaaaaatattaaaatattataaaaaattatcacgtcagcattatgattttcgatcaaaattggtcagaTGGAATAAATTGGCAAAGACGCAAAATGCTTAGGATTGGATTGACACCATTGCAATATGTTAAGCAGGGGGTGTGCAAACAATCGCTCGGAACCCGATCGAACAGGCTTAGAATAGACAAATTTTATGAGGACCGATCCGGTTACGTTGAGAggcacgtgtgagttgtattaaaGAAGTCCTACATCTGAAAATTGATGTAATGTGGAGCAGTTATTATATCTTTGttagctcataactcattgatttGAGCTTTTAAGTGAATATGGGTTTTACTAGATATATTGACGGGCTTGGATTTGAGCTCCTTCTTAGCTATCTCACCGCGTAAATGTATCGAACTTCTGCCGCACGCCCccaataattggtatcagagtcgATGGTTGATTGATAGCTCACTCCCAATATATATTGGTATTTGATGAGCAAACCTAACACTGGAGCTCATACGTGAGGGAGATATTGTtgattgtgttagagaagtcccataGTCCTACATGTGTGTTGGCTCATAacttattggcttaagtttttgaataaAAGTGGGTCCAACTGAATATATTGATAGGCTCAGACTTGGGCTCTCTCGTGGCAATCTCCCCGaatgaaggtatcggacttctgctgcgTGATCCGAACATGTTCCTAGGTTCTTCGCTCCAAAAATTGGATCGGTGAGTACCGATTCTTGGTTCCACACTTGGAACTGCCCACGTAATTGAAccgatataaatatacatacatatatatatatattaaaataataccTCTCTGAACAGTCTCTCTCGCACTCTCACGagttactcctttttttttttcccttccctaaTCTCACTACTCGCGTCCTCATCGAAGGGGCGTAGGCACAGCTTCAAAATTTAACTTCATAATCATGGAATGTTTTGTTCCCCAAATCCTCAAAGCACTCATCTTTTCCTCCTGAAAGTCAATACTTCATGGATCTCCACCCATTCCGAATTTTTATATTGTTTTGGCAATTTAGCACGCATCAGCTTTTGGGGGTTATTATCAGTATGCAGGGCGTCCTCTTTCCATTGTTGAGCGAAAAACTAATCAATCCGGATCACGCGTATTAAAACCTTTTTCGATAAAGAGTTACCCCCACATTTACTTTCACCTATAATCCTCACGAAATTCACGATAAAGTCGCTCTTCATATTATTCAAGGCCAACAGAAAGTCTCCCTTTATTATTTCCCCTTCTCTTCTCCTCGTCAcctcaataaaaaataaaaatttaaaagcaaaaaacaaaaaaaagggtccCGCTCATCGGATCTGAGGCCGTAGCGCCTTCCCAGAAGAACCCGAAAAAACAGTTACGTTATCTTTTAtcttcgtttattttttattttttcgctgaaaaatacatatataaaaggaaaatctaGTGAACAGTGAAGAGCACACCAACAGAGCCCACTTGGGAACTGAATCGGACCGGTGGTTTGAATCCCGGGTGGGTCCATAGAGCCTTTGAGCAGTTCACGGTTCTCGTTTTGTAGAACTGGTCATTAATGGAATTTTTCTAGTTCCAAAGTGGGAACCGCCCACTCAAAACATGCACACTCCAAAGGTATAGaactttcttttggtaattctcctctCAAAAATGCATTTTgccaaaataatttcttaatatcATTACACTTGGACTACACATAAATAATGTAATGGGGTAGTTCTCTCGTGATAGTAAAATAGGGAATTAGGactaattcataaaaaattactaGTGAAATCACGGACAACACAAAAAGAGATTCTAAAATTTGGATAAATCATCTTTTGTTAAAGATGGTCATTACGAAATTTCCTAAGCACTTTTAAGCAAGAAATGCTCTAAacaagggataatgacacaaatgtcTTATtaactttgatccaatatataatatagttcctaaacttttaatttaatcaatacggtctctaaactttagtttaatgtgcaatgtgttccttgaacttttaatttgactaatatgatccatgaacttttggaacatattcaacttagtccgtGACTTATATGAAGATTTTCAAACTAGTCctcccattaattcaagttcaatgatggctttgaatatcttcatatagttcaagaacTAAGTTAAATATATTCTAAAAGTCCGGagattacattgaataaattgaaagttgatgGATCATATTTCACATTAGATAAAGATTCagagatcatattggtcaaatgaaaaattaggaATCACATCGTATGTTAAGCCAAAGTTTACGGAGTGTTTGTATCATTTTCCCTCTAAACAATTAATGCAtctgaatttttgtttttcaatttcaaatttttgtgtcAAACGGGCACCGAATATTCGTTGAGAAAATTGGATCCGGATATTTCCACCTAGGGAAACGGGGTCGGTGTCGTGATGTGTCATCGAAGCAAAGTGAAATGGGGGTGGGGTAGAAGGCACGAAAGCCGAGCACCGAGGAAGTTGCTGCATATATAAATGGACAATCTGATAAAAATCTGATGCGAATCACGAAGTTTCCTCAGACCTAATGAATGTCGGGGAAGCAAAGTCAAAGACAGCTTCTAACGTCGCCATATAGAAACGACCAAGTATTTAAGCACGAGCCCTTTAATTATTTTCCTCCTACGACGATTacgcagttttttttttttctttttttctctttttttttttttttttaggtttgagATATTGACATGGAGAATCGACTATTGAAGACTATGAAACACCTTATGATTCCC is a genomic window containing:
- the LOC115747599 gene encoding uncharacterized protein LOC115747599, producing MEKSVLDYVLVPAGLLVMLAYHAWLLHRVVKYPNETVIGVNAINRRFWVQAMMEDSPKNGVLAVQTLRNNIMASTLLASTAIMLTSLIGLLMTGGNGDRFAFFVFGDKSPRSFSVKFFAILVCFLIAFLFNVQSVRYYSHGSILVNVPYKKMSPHHRHHQVTADYVAATVNRGSYFWSLGLRAFYFSLPLFLWMFGPVPMFVSCLVLVAMLYSLDVTFDFGWAVVPHHEDDDDVRGGNRDEESG